The Megalobrama amblycephala isolate DHTTF-2021 linkage group LG20, ASM1881202v1, whole genome shotgun sequence genome includes a window with the following:
- the acsl5 gene encoding long-chain-fatty-acid--CoA ligase 5, with protein MQFLLEFLFTPLSTSGLVFLFSLAAVALVHLNTRPKPLQPPTDLNQQTVGVADGARKTALLKDDNLISYMYEDAKTLYDVFQRGLRVSGNGPCLGYRKKGKPYQWLKYKQVSDRAEFLGSGLLHRGQKPSQESFIGIFAQNRPEWIISELACYTYSMVAVPLYDTLGPEALVFIINRAKISTVICDKQDKAEILLENCEKNQTPVLKTIILMDPYDAALTDRGSKSGVDILSLKDVEALGKDNHHRPVPPKPEDLSIICFTSGTTGDPKGAMLTHENVVADAAGVVRTFESVFVPVPSDVSISFLPLAHMFERVVQTVLYSVGGRVGFFQGDIRLLPDDMKALQPTVFPVVPRLLNRVYDKVQSGAKTPLKKWLLNFAIERKCAEVKQGIIRNDSMWDKLIFHKVQESLGGRVRVMVTGAAPISPSVLSFLRACLGCQIFEAYGQTECTAACSFTIPGDWKTGHVGAPIPCNIVKLVDVEEMNYFASNGEGEICVKGKNVFRGYLNDPEKTAEALDKDGWLHTGDIGKWLPTGVLKIIDRKKNIFKLAQGEYIAPEKIENVYIQSASVAQVFVHGDSLQSSLVAIVVPDPEILPAFAEKLGVKGSLEELCKNQEIKKAIISDLIKLGRGAGLKSFEQVKDLYLHPDMFTIENGLLTPTLKAKRADLVKFFKVQIESLYANMH; from the exons ATGCAGTTCTTGTTAGAGTTCCTTTTTACCCCACTGTCCACTTCAGGACTGGTGTTTCTGTTCAGCCTTGCAGCTGTAGCCCTGGTCCATCTCAACACCAGGCCGAAACCACTGCAGCCACCCACAGACCTCAACCAGCAGACTGTGGGCGTTGCG GATGGCGCTAGAAAAACAGCACTTTTGAAAGATGACAACTTGATCTCATATATGTATGAGGATGCCAAAACTCTATATGATGTTTTTCAAAGAGGACTACGTGTCTCAG GAAATGGACCGTGCTTGGGGTATAGAAAGAAGGGGAAACCTTATCAGTGGCTTAAATACAAACAG GTTTCAGACAGAGCTGAGTTCTTGGGGTCTGGACTTCTCCACCGCGGCCAAAAGCCATCACAAGAATCCTTTATTGGCATCTTTGCCCAGAACCGGCCAGAG TGGATTATCTCAGAGCTGGCCTGCTATACTTATTCCATGGTGGCAGTGCCTCTCTACGACACCTTGGGACCTGAGGCTCTTGTGTTCATCATTAATAGAG CAAAGATATCGACAGTGATATGCGATAAGCAGGATAAAGCAGAAATACTGCTAGAAAACTGTGAGAAAAACCAAACACCTGTGTTGAAAACCATCATCCTCATGGACCCCTATGATGCAGCATTGACTGATAGAGGCTCTAAGAGTGGTGTGGACATCCTGTCTTTAAAAGATGTAGAG gCCTTGGGAAAGGACAACCATCACAGGCCAGTT ccACCAAAGCCAGAAGACCTAAGTATTATTTGCTTTACCAGTGGAACCACAG GGGATCCAAAGGGAGCCATGCTGACCCATGAAAATGTGGTAGCAGATGCAGCCGGTGTGGTTAGGACCTTTGAG AGCGTTTTTGTTCCCGTTCCATCCGATGTGTCTATCTCGTTTTTGCCGCTGGCGCACATGTTTGAAAGAGTTGTACAG ACAGTGCTGTACAGTGTAGGGGGAAGAGTTGGGTTTTTCCAAGGTGATATCAGACTTCTACCGGATGACATGAAAGCCCTGCAGCCCACTGTATTCCCAGTGGTTCCACGTCTTCTGAATCGTGTTTATGATAAG GTTCAGAGTGGGGCCAAGACTCCATTAAAGAAATGGCTTCTGAACTTTGCCATTGAAAGGAAATGTGCAGAGGTCAAGCAGGGCATTATCAGGAATGACAGCATGTGGGACAAACTCATCTTTCACAAAGTGCAG GAGTCTTTGGGGGGCCGTGTGAGAGTGATGGTGACGGGGGCCGCTCCCATTTCTCCATCTGTTCTCTCTTTTCTTCGGGCATGCCTCGGGTGCCAG ATATTTGAGGCATATGGCCAGACAGAGTGCACTGCGGCGTGCTCTTTCACCATACCAGGAGATTGGAAAACCG GGCATGTCGGAGCTCCTATTCCATGTAATATTGTCAAACTTGTTGACGTTGAGGAAATGAATTACTTCGCATCCAACGGTGAAGGAGAG ATTTGCGTCAAAGGGAAGAATGTGTTCCGCGGATATCTCAATGACCCAGAAAAGACAGCAGAGGCTTTGGACAAAGATGGATGGCTGCACACTGGAGATATTGGCAAATGGCTGCCT ACTGGAGTGTTGAAGATAATTGACAGGAAGAAGAATATCTTCAAACTCGCCCAAGGCGAATACATTGCACCggaaaaaattgaaaatgtttaCATTCAAAGTGCTTCAGTCGCCCAAGTGTTTGTGCATGGTGACAGTTTACAG TCCTCATTGGTGGCCATAGTGGTGCCAGACCCTGAAATATTGCCAGCTTTTGCAGAAAAACTGGGAGTGAAAGGTTCACTAGAGGAGCTATGTAAAAATCAG GAAATCAAGAAAGCAATCATCTCTGACCTCATCAAGCTGGGACGTGGAGCTGGGCTGAAGTCCTTTGAACAA GTAAAAGACCTGTACCTGCATCCCGACATGTTCACTATAGAAAACGGTCTTCTCACTCCAACACTGAAAGCCAAACGGGCAGATCTCGTAAAATTCTTCAAAGTTCAGATTGAGAGTCTTTATGCTAAcatgcactaa